The Arabidopsis thaliana chromosome 5, partial sequence genomic interval TAATCTAACTTTTATAtaggaaatcaaaatcacaacgTAActtctcaaaaaaaaacaaaaaaagttgacGTTATATTTAATGGCAATTAAATTTTCcacaaataaatatactaCCAAACTTAAACTTAATAGTTTCTATCAACGtttcaaaattaaaccaaaaaaactttaatacATGTAACAATATCCAATTCAATATAAGAAACCAatggttaatttttttttattttgatatctaacaccaaatagtttttttttgttaaagggttTCTAACACCAAATAGTCAATGGGTATAAGGTTCAAATTGACATATTTTATGGTATTCAGccaaataaattgaaattccaaactatttttaagtatgaaataaatttattttttaaaatataagaagcCTAACTCACATTGTAtctaaaacatattatttatttttaaaaaatctttttttttctaacaataatcttaattaaaaagacTAATAAATGTTAGTAAAAATGTATTGGACATACAACTAATTGAAAGGATTTCAAAGTTTCTCTAGACTAATATGAGGTTCACAAGAGCAAATAGATAAATTTAGAATATCAAGTATAGTTTTGCTATAAGATTTATGTTAAAGATACAACTATCACACCtagacaaaatttaaaagcataTCATTTGAAATTGCATATGAGCTAAAACTTATAGTAAATATATACCGATCAatagaattaaagaaaaaatgctttaaatttatatattaacgAAGGATTCAAGTTGTTTacgtaaaaaaagaagaaggattcaAGTTAAATGGTAAAGACACATATAGATATCTAACTAGTTTTATCACTAATCATTAGATATGATTTGATACTAACTAAGATACGTGTGAACTAACTGATCCataagaaaatacaatttttgctaaatttttaaaattagaggATTTAATAGATATTATCTTTAAATTTGTCTCACCcttcaatttttcaattttgcaTTGAAATTcgaattaaaattttgtaaatatgcTTGCTTATTTGTGTGAGCTATTGGTCTAAGGTCATTAAATTATAGTATAATGATAAAGATTGTAAATTAATCTTTcctgaatttttaaaatgaagaTCTATAAATGCtttgaaaaaaagttaaacttTGTTGAATTATGAACAACATACTACTCTAATTAGAaagcaaatacaaaaaataaattccctaaaaataatatttagagCTCCTCTTAATAATTAAGTATTGAAATATTCTTTCACTATTCATAAGAAACTATGTTTTAAGTTCAAATAGAAAATCAcaaatttatgttatattttttgagAACAAAATTCGTTTTGGATGAAATTGTAGtaaagtgaaaatatataagtttgtGTGAAGAAATCAGTAATAAcagaaaatatcaatttattggCTCAAAATAGTAAAAGCATTCCATATTTGAAGCACTTTTGGAAATTGAGACACAATGTTTCCACAAGtcatcactcttcttcaagtatTCTCTTTCGTGGGCAATTAACATGGGTTTATCtgcaatatatttaataagcGTATCGTGACacatttttccttctttgacGAGATCCTTGCAACAAGGGTCAGGCATGGTTCCATTTTCAAACACAGCAGCGATTATATCCAAAGCACACTTAGGAgtgattttaacaaaacaagtaTTCCATAATAATgttgcttcagcttcttcgaCTGAGAAAGCCGGAACAAACGCACACACCAAAGCTAAAACAATGAACAATGTAGTAATCTGAGTGTTAAATTTAGACATATCTACTTATGGTTGAAATATACAagaaatattcttattttactAAAGAAATCGTAAGAAAGAATGATtagtatttgttatttaaaaaatggGGTAATCTAACTTTTATAtaggaaatcaaaatcacaacgTAACTtctaaaaaaaccaaaaaagattaaCGTTATATTTAATGgcaattaaaattttgacaaataaatatactaccaaacttaaatttaatAGTTTCTATTAACGTTgcaaaattaaacaaaaaaaaaccctaaatacaTGTAACAATATCCAATTCAATAGATAGAAGAAAGCAATGGttaacttttttatattttgatatctaACACCAAATAGTTAATGGGTATAAGGTTCAAATTGACATATTTTATGGTATTCAgccaaataaattttaatttcaaactattttaagtataaaataaatttatttttaaaaatataagaaacataACTCACATTGTATCTAAAacgtattatttatttttaaaaactttttttctaataataattttaatcgAAAGACTAATAAATGTTAGTAAAAATGTATTCGAGATTTAACTTATTGAAAGGATTTCAAAGTTTCTCTAgactaaatttaaaaatattaagtaTAAGGTTCACAagagcaaataaataaatttaaaatattaaatatagttttgCTATAAATCTGTTGAGAATATAACTATCAAATAACATATTATTTGAACTTGCACATGAGCTCAAACTTATAGCAAATATATACCGATCAATAGAATTaagatcaaatctttgatgaaaAGATCGAACTTTTGATGATTCCATCAGGACTCCAATTCGCAAAAGTGCTACTTCGCACACGTGCCAACTCGCACAAGTGCCACTTCACACACGTGCCAACTCGCACATGCGAACGAAGAACACGCAACGGAGAATAATAAACACCGTCAGCTTTTATCGTCATTTTTCGCCGCTCTCACCGAACCTctgctttctctctctctctctctctctctctctctctctctctctctctctctctctatctctactGTGCGAAAATGGCGATGAAGGCTTCTATCAAAGGCAAGTACGATACTGACAAAACCAGTGGAATCGGTTCACTTGCTTTCAACGCCGGCGATATTAAGCTACGCGCCACCATGACCGATGCTACTCTCGTCGCCGGTCCTACTTTGACCGGTCTCGCTCTCGCTGTAGAGAAGCCTGGTTCCTTCATCGTCGAGTACAACGTCCCTAAAAAGGTCAGAACAACTCTTTTGATTTGAGTCAAAGCAAACAAATCTTAGAAATTTTTCAATTCCCATGGAAATGAGATTGATTGCTTACGATTAAACCTAGGATTCAAGTCAAAGCAAACAAACCTAGAAATTACGCAGCTAATGCTTGAATTGAAGTAGGATTTAGGATTCtggagtttagggtttttagatTCTCCACAAGTTTAAAGAGATTTGCAGGCAGACATTTAAGAATCTATGTGCTTAACTATGTTGGTGATTTTGGTTTACAGGATGTTAGGTTTCAGTTCATGAACACAGTAAGAATTGCAGAGAAGCCTTTGAATTTGACTTACATTCATAGCAGAGCTGATAACAGAACAATTGTCGATGGGAGCCTTGTGATTGATTCTGCAAACAAACTCTCTGCTAACCACATGGTTGGGACAAACAACTGTAAGATTAAGTATACCTATGCTCATGGAGGGTTAGCTACGTTCGAGCCGTGTTATGACTTGGCGAAAAATACATGGGATTTTGCGGTTTCTCGAAGATTTTATAGTGGTGATAATGTGAGGGCAACTTATCAGACGTCTAGTAAGTTGTTGGGTATGGAATGGTCAAGGAACAACAAAGCAAGTGGATTCAAGGTAAGAAAGAACATTTTCAGTCGAAAGTTCATATCGTTTACTATATTTTGATGACAATCTTAGTTCTTTAAAGTTAAACGGTGATATCAGTGACTTAAACCTGGTAGAAATAGAATTGATTTGATAGATGAAACTGCTACCTACATGGGATGCATAGCTTCTTGACAATAAGGCATCATCTTTGGGTTAGGATAGTTCATGTATTCTTTGCTGCATCATAATCAGTAATTTTAGATTGTTCTGTGTATTGGCAATCATATTTAGACATTGGATTTGCTTTCTTTTGAGCAACAACTATGTCGTGAAGAAGCTTTACCGCTTTACGAACTTTAGAAATTCCATGTGTTTTGGTCGTTGATGGgctttattttcttgtttcaacAGGTATGTGCGTCTGTGAATCTTGCGGATGAACTGAAAACGCCGAAATTGACCGCAG includes:
- a CDS encoding inhibitor/lipid-transfer protein/seed storage 2S albumin superfamily protein (DUF784) (Protein of unknown function (DUF784); FUNCTIONS IN: molecular_function unknown; INVOLVED IN: biological_process unknown; LOCATED IN: endomembrane system; CONTAINS InterPro DOMAIN/s: Protein of unknown function DUF784, Arabidopsis thaliana (InterPro:IPR008502); BEST Arabidopsis thaliana protein match is: Protein of unknown function (DUF784) (TAIR:AT5G42955.1); Has 30201 Blast hits to 17322 proteins in 780 species: Archae - 12; Bacteria - 1396; Metazoa - 17338; Fungi - 3422; Plants - 5037; Viruses - 0; Other Eukaryotes - 2996 (source: NCBI BLink).), translated to MSKFNTQITTLFIVLALVCAFVPAFSVEEAEATLLWNTCFVKITPKCALDIIAAVFENGTMPDPCCKDLVKEGKMCHDTLIKYIADKPMLIAHEREYLKKSDDLWKHCVSISKISYE
- a CDS encoding outer envelope pore 24B-like protein (unknown protein; FUNCTIONS IN: molecular_function unknown; INVOLVED IN: biological_process unknown; LOCATED IN: mitochondrion, chloroplast, plastid, chloroplast envelope; EXPRESSED IN: 24 plant structures; EXPRESSED DURING: 13 growth stages; BEST Arabidopsis thaliana protein match is: unknown protein (TAIR:AT1G45170.1); Has 30201 Blast hits to 17322 proteins in 780 species: Archae - 12; Bacteria - 1396; Metazoa - 17338; Fungi - 3422; Plants - 5037; Viruses - 0; Other Eukaryotes - 2996 (source: NCBI BLink).), translating into MAMKASIKGKYDTDKTSGIGSLAFNAGDIKLRATMTDATLVAGPTLTGLALAVEKPGSFIVEYNVPKKDVRFQFMNTVRIAEKPLNLTYIHSRADNRTIVDGSLVIDSANKLSANHMVGTNNCKIKYTYAHGGLATFEPCYDLAKNTWDFAVSRRFYSGDNVRATYQTSSKLLGMEWSRNNKASGFKVCASVNLADELKTPKLTAETTWNLEM